One window from the genome of Candidatus Saccharibacteria bacterium encodes:
- the nrdR gene encoding transcriptional repressor NrdR encodes MNCLHCQTSASRVIESRDLEGGSVIRRRRECNDCQQRFTTYERVESAQLVVIKKDGNRQTFSKHKLAAGLYRALEKRPVPQSKIEVLISQIEHSLKSLGEAEVPSSQIGEEVMRGLLDLDQVAYIRFASVYRRFDDIESFAQELRKIRRKQ; translated from the coding sequence ATGAATTGTTTACATTGTCAAACCTCAGCTAGTAGAGTGATAGAGTCCCGAGATCTGGAAGGAGGCTCAGTAATTCGGCGTAGACGAGAATGCAATGATTGTCAGCAAAGATTTACTACTTATGAGCGAGTAGAATCTGCTCAGTTAGTGGTAATCAAAAAGGATGGCAATAGACAAACCTTTTCTAAGCATAAGTTGGCTGCTGGGTTATACAGAGCGCTCGAAAAGCGTCCAGTTCCCCAGAGTAAGATCGAGGTTTTGATTAGCCAGATTGAACATAGCTTAAAATCTTTAGGTGAAGCAGAGGTACCTTCTTCACAAATTGGTGAAGAGGTGATGCGAGGTTTGCTTGACCTAGATCAAGTTGCATATATTAGGTTTGCCAGTGTTTATCGCAGGTTTGATGATATAGAAAGCTTTGCTCAGGAGCTTCGTAAGATTCGTCGTAAACAGTAG